In one window of Mucilaginibacter auburnensis DNA:
- a CDS encoding PadR family transcriptional regulator, with translation MNSNMLLKGTLQTIILKLLEGNNQMYGYEITQKVKELTAGEIMLTEGALYPALHKMEAEGFLETFTQIVDGRARKYYKLTEEGGIQVNNKLDEARAFIDQLQNILNLKPATK, from the coding sequence ATGAATTCAAATATGCTGTTAAAAGGAACTTTGCAGACCATTATTTTAAAATTACTGGAAGGTAATAACCAAATGTATGGTTATGAAATAACGCAAAAAGTTAAGGAGTTAACTGCCGGAGAAATTATGCTCACTGAGGGAGCTTTGTATCCGGCTTTGCATAAAATGGAGGCAGAGGGTTTTTTAGAAACTTTTACGCAAATTGTTGATGGACGAGCACGAAAGTACTACAAACTTACCGAAGAGGGTGGTATCCAGGTAAACAATAAGCTGGATGAAGCCCGTGCGTTTATTGATCAGTTACAAAATATTTTAAACCTTAAACCGGCAACCAAATGA
- a CDS encoding alpha/beta hydrolase, translating to MYTHQNNYTAAGTPAAQAKAALVMLHGRGGSAADIIRLANVFNLKDTAIYAPEATNNSWYPYSFMAPEQQNQPALDSALEQIGALVEKIEQEGIASEHIYFAGFSQGACLTLEYVARNAKRYGGAIAYTGGLIGERLVTDRYKGDFSGTPILITTGDHDAHVPLKRVEESVEVLEGLGANVTLKVYPDKPHSIWQEEIELAGSVVFNA from the coding sequence ATGTACACACATCAAAATAACTATACAGCTGCCGGTACGCCGGCAGCTCAGGCAAAAGCCGCCCTCGTTATGCTACATGGCAGGGGCGGTTCTGCTGCCGACATTATAAGGTTGGCTAATGTATTCAACTTGAAAGATACCGCCATATATGCACCCGAAGCTACTAACAACAGCTGGTACCCATACAGCTTTATGGCACCCGAGCAACAAAACCAACCCGCACTTGATTCTGCTTTAGAGCAGATAGGCGCTTTGGTTGAAAAGATAGAGCAAGAAGGCATAGCGTCAGAGCATATTTACTTCGCGGGATTCTCGCAGGGGGCATGTTTAACACTGGAGTATGTGGCACGTAATGCAAAGCGCTACGGTGGTGCTATTGCTTACACAGGCGGACTGATAGGAGAGCGGTTAGTGACGGACAGGTACAAAGGTGATTTTAGTGGTACACCTATACTGATCACTACCGGAGACCATGACGCGCATGTGCCGTTAAAAAGAGTAGAGGAGTCGGTTGAAGTGCTGGAAGGGCTGGGCGCTAATGTTACCTTAAAAGTATATCCTGATAAGCCGCACAGCATCTGGCAGGAAGAAATTGAGCTGGCCGGCAGCGTTGTATTCAATGCCTGA
- a CDS encoding ring-cleaving dioxygenase, which produces MKNTINGIHHITAIAGNAKRNFDFYSKVLGLRMVKKTVNFDDPETYHFYYGDEYGTPGTILTFFPWANIMQGRRGARQATEIGYSVPAGSLDFWQKRLEDNNVIYNKVAEKFGERYLTFLDPDGLKFELIESKNQDNRKGWETDEIKAENAVKGFHSITITTNKMQPTADVLTKVFGYRLLEQNVNRYRFVTDAADTANIVDLVEVAGEVAGHVAGGSVHHVAFRVENEEILMQFRDKVLAHGLHITEKIDRNYFYSLYFREPGGVLFEIATDNPGFDVDEPVAELGSHLKLPAQYESRRDEIEAVLPKLD; this is translated from the coding sequence ATGAAAAATACAATCAACGGCATACACCATATCACTGCAATAGCAGGCAATGCCAAACGCAATTTTGATTTTTATAGTAAAGTTTTGGGCTTACGTATGGTTAAAAAAACCGTAAACTTTGACGACCCTGAAACCTACCACTTTTACTATGGCGATGAATACGGTACACCGGGCACCATACTTACCTTCTTCCCTTGGGCCAATATAATGCAGGGCAGAAGAGGCGCAAGACAAGCTACCGAGATAGGTTACTCTGTGCCTGCAGGAAGTTTAGATTTCTGGCAAAAACGTTTGGAAGACAACAATGTCATCTATAACAAAGTAGCTGAGAAATTTGGTGAAAGGTACCTTACCTTTTTAGATCCGGACGGACTTAAATTTGAGTTGATAGAATCTAAAAACCAAGATAACCGCAAAGGATGGGAAACTGATGAGATAAAAGCTGAGAACGCGGTAAAAGGTTTCCATAGCATTACTATTACTACCAACAAAATGCAGCCTACTGCTGACGTATTAACCAAGGTGTTTGGCTACCGTTTACTGGAACAAAATGTTAACCGTTACCGCTTTGTAACCGATGCAGCAGACACCGCCAACATTGTTGACCTGGTTGAAGTGGCTGGCGAAGTAGCCGGACATGTAGCCGGTGGCAGCGTACATCACGTAGCCTTCAGGGTGGAGAATGAAGAAATTTTGATGCAGTTTAGAGATAAGGTACTTGCCCATGGCTTGCACATCACCGAGAAAATAGACCGTAACTATTTCTACTCATTGTACTTCCGCGAACCGGGTGGCGTGTTGTTTGAGATAGCTACTGATAACCCGGGCTTTGATGTTGACGAACCAGTGGCAGAATTGGGTAGCCACTTAAAACTGCCAGCTCAATATGAAAGCCGCAGAGACGAGATAGAAGCTGTTTTACCTAAATTAGACTAA
- a CDS encoding ABC transporter transmembrane domain-containing protein: protein MKKNQHANALTPWQRLARLLHYERSTINYIFIYAMLIGLIGLTLPLGTTAVFNLLSNGAMYSSTYILIAVVLIGIVIGGTLLIGQFTLVEFLEQKIFTKASMEFAYRLPRIKKDELKGEHPPELVNRFFEVLTIQKGLTKLLIDIVAASVQIFFSAILLSFYHPVFMAVGFLAIVSIVGVIVLYYKQGVDTSLDESAHKYELVARLEEVAGDLDAYRGNPEKMDSIIKTTDEITAQYLSARNAHFSVLRKLIVGSVALRTVLMGALLLLGSFFVVEREMTFGQFVAAEVIIVQISYAVEKLLTNMNTVFDMVTGSEKLAAVTDLELWEEKQHE, encoded by the coding sequence ATGAAAAAAAACCAGCATGCAAATGCGCTAACGCCCTGGCAACGCCTGGCGCGTTTACTACACTACGAGCGTTCTACCATTAACTACATTTTTATTTACGCCATGCTTATTGGCCTTATTGGTTTAACGTTGCCGTTAGGCACCACCGCGGTGTTCAACCTGCTTTCAAACGGGGCCATGTACAGTTCAACTTATATACTTATTGCGGTAGTTTTAATAGGTATAGTAATTGGCGGTACGTTACTGATAGGACAGTTTACACTGGTTGAATTCTTAGAGCAAAAAATATTCACTAAAGCTTCAATGGAGTTTGCCTACCGCCTGCCCCGCATTAAAAAAGATGAATTGAAAGGCGAACATCCACCCGAATTGGTAAACCGTTTTTTTGAGGTACTCACCATTCAAAAAGGCCTAACCAAACTACTGATAGACATTGTAGCTGCATCAGTGCAGATCTTTTTCAGTGCAATATTATTATCATTCTATCACCCGGTATTTATGGCTGTTGGCTTTTTGGCGATTGTGAGCATTGTTGGGGTAATTGTGCTCTATTATAAGCAGGGTGTAGATACCAGTTTAGATGAATCAGCACATAAATACGAACTGGTAGCACGCCTGGAGGAAGTTGCCGGCGACCTGGACGCCTACAGAGGCAACCCTGAAAAAATGGATAGCATCATCAAAACAACCGATGAAATTACAGCTCAATACCTTAGTGCACGTAATGCACACTTTAGTGTTTTAAGAAAACTTATAGTAGGTTCAGTAGCGCTGCGTACCGTGCTGATGGGCGCGTTACTTTTATTAGGCTCATTTTTCGTTGTAGAACGCGAAATGACTTTTGGACAGTTTGTGGCTGCCGAAGTAATTATTGTACAAATCAGCTATGCAGTTGAAAAATTACTGACCAACATGAATACCGTTTTTGATATGGTTACGGGCAGTGAAAAGCTGGCGGCCGTAACAGACCTTGAGTTATGGGAGGAAAAGCAACATGAGTAA
- a CDS encoding HlyD family secretion protein translates to MSKMSKSRMHNMHMESLASLSNREIMDVKGSHLLGRIMTIFLVVFIIILLLPWRQTIPGRGTVTALSPEDRPQTVQNQIGGRIERWAVKDGQEVKKGDTILVISETSQSYFDPELPERLNEQLDAKKGSEEAAIQKMEATNAQISALTAGLRFQLSAAENKVKQAENYVGIDSAELVAVENFYETSKARLQRYEAGYKNGLFSLTDIETRRLKLQEDKAKVVTQQNKLNNSKQGLLNARIDLDNIRAKYQESLAKAQSDMSSALSSRASARGDIAKLRNDISNISVRRGLYVVRAPQDGFVVKTLKAGIGENIKEGESVVTLQPKDPQVAAELYVDAMDVPLILDTSDVRLQFEGWPSLQFSGWPSVAVGTFAGKIWAIDRVSSNGGKYRVLVKPTEPIPAKDEPWPHQLRQGSGVYGRIILRSVPLWYEIWRQLNGFPPSLEKEPSDKITDGKK, encoded by the coding sequence ATGAGTAAAATGTCAAAAAGCAGAATGCATAATATGCATATGGAAAGCCTGGCATCACTTTCCAACCGCGAAATAATGGATGTAAAAGGCTCGCATTTGCTGGGCCGTATCATGACCATATTTTTGGTTGTATTCATCATTATACTTTTGCTGCCATGGCGCCAAACCATACCTGGGCGCGGTACGGTTACAGCCTTGAGTCCGGAAGACAGGCCTCAAACTGTTCAAAACCAAATTGGCGGCCGCATCGAGCGCTGGGCCGTAAAAGACGGACAAGAGGTTAAGAAAGGTGACACTATTTTAGTAATTTCTGAAACCAGTCAATCTTACTTTGACCCCGAACTGCCAGAACGTTTAAACGAACAGTTAGATGCAAAAAAAGGCAGTGAAGAAGCGGCCATTCAAAAAATGGAAGCCACAAACGCCCAGATAAGCGCGCTTACAGCCGGGTTACGTTTCCAACTTTCGGCAGCCGAAAACAAAGTAAAGCAGGCGGAGAACTATGTTGGTATAGATAGTGCGGAGCTTGTAGCTGTTGAGAATTTTTATGAAACATCAAAAGCGCGGTTACAACGTTATGAGGCAGGTTATAAAAATGGCCTGTTCTCGCTTACGGATATTGAGACCCGCCGCCTTAAATTGCAGGAAGACAAAGCCAAGGTTGTTACTCAACAAAATAAGCTTAACAACTCCAAACAAGGCCTGCTTAATGCCCGCATAGACTTGGATAACATCAGGGCCAAATATCAGGAATCATTGGCTAAAGCACAGTCAGATATGAGTTCGGCTTTGTCAAGCCGCGCAAGCGCACGGGGAGATATTGCCAAGCTGCGTAATGACATATCTAATATTTCGGTCCGTCGCGGGCTATATGTTGTGCGCGCGCCACAGGATGGCTTTGTTGTAAAAACCCTAAAAGCGGGTATAGGCGAGAATATCAAAGAGGGTGAATCAGTAGTTACATTACAGCCTAAAGATCCACAGGTGGCGGCAGAACTTTACGTAGATGCGATGGATGTACCGCTTATTTTAGATACAAGCGATGTACGCCTGCAGTTTGAGGGCTGGCCATCATTACAGTTTTCGGGCTGGCCATCTGTAGCTGTTGGCACCTTTGCAGGCAAAATATGGGCCATTGACCGTGTGAGCAGCAACGGAGGTAAGTACCGCGTGTTAGTAAAGCCAACAGAACCTATTCCGGCAAAAGATGAGCCATGGCCGCACCAGCTTAGGCAAGGTTCGGGCGTGTACGGTCGTATTATATTACGCTCTGTGCCGCTGTGGTATGAAATATGGCGCCAGTTAAATGGTTTCCCGCCAAGTTTAGAAAAAGAGCCGTCTGATAAAATTACTGATGGTAAAAAATAA
- a CDS encoding TolC family protein, whose product MSMMLRWKGYIAALLLGLAACLNSASAQTTAPADTDKVFSLEDLEGIVFRGHPIVKQAALLSEAAKANVMQSLGYFDPALKSSFARKLFGGTEYYNNWSNELKVPLYIAGADLKVGYDRNVGTYTGRENRTGTDGLAAVGLSIPLGQGLLIDARRSTLWQAQAMLTYAEADKVKQINSVWYTAVKDYWTWYYSYREYALVKEGVDLASKRFKALSAQTLLGDKPPIDSVEAQITLQERQIQLAKSAIEMQNAMLVLSNHLWNEQSQPLELPKNAVPQTVNENVMLPGAMVLDTLLGQAGRQHPELVKLRAKGTQLDIERRYRQEMLKPKINVTGSLISTRRDFTQYVPSYYDFNWSNYKFGVEFAFPLFLRAERGKLREVKIKQQQLSYDLQQSGREINNEIVTSYNSLSAYKSQLSVQVQSINNQQFLLTGEMQKFELGESTLFLINSRESKLIDMKIKRESMIAGYQKTLAELYYKAGTRQAQADLQ is encoded by the coding sequence ATGAGCATGATGTTGAGATGGAAAGGGTATATAGCCGCACTGTTATTAGGGCTGGCAGCTTGTTTAAACAGCGCCTCGGCCCAAACAACCGCACCTGCTGATACCGATAAAGTATTTTCGCTTGAGGACCTTGAAGGAATTGTGTTCAGGGGCCACCCTATAGTCAAACAAGCCGCGCTTTTAAGCGAAGCGGCAAAGGCCAACGTAATGCAATCATTAGGATATTTTGATCCGGCATTAAAAAGCAGCTTTGCCCGCAAGTTATTTGGCGGCACCGAATACTACAACAACTGGAGCAATGAACTTAAAGTTCCTTTGTATATAGCGGGCGCTGACCTGAAAGTTGGCTATGACCGTAACGTAGGTACATACACCGGCAGGGAGAACCGAACCGGCACAGACGGCCTTGCAGCCGTAGGCTTAAGTATTCCGCTTGGCCAGGGTTTGCTGATAGATGCGCGAAGAAGCACACTTTGGCAGGCACAAGCCATGCTTACCTATGCCGAAGCCGATAAGGTGAAACAAATTAACAGCGTTTGGTATACCGCTGTTAAAGATTATTGGACCTGGTATTATTCGTATCGTGAATACGCACTGGTAAAAGAAGGGGTTGATTTGGCAAGTAAACGCTTTAAGGCGTTAAGCGCGCAAACGCTTTTAGGAGATAAACCACCTATTGATTCGGTTGAGGCACAGATAACCTTGCAGGAACGGCAGATACAGTTAGCAAAAAGCGCCATAGAAATGCAAAACGCTATGCTGGTGCTCTCCAATCATTTGTGGAACGAGCAGAGCCAACCGCTCGAATTGCCAAAAAATGCGGTACCGCAAACGGTAAACGAGAACGTGATGCTTCCCGGTGCTATGGTGCTTGATACCTTGCTCGGGCAAGCCGGAAGACAACACCCGGAACTGGTAAAATTAAGAGCTAAAGGCACGCAGTTAGACATAGAGCGCCGCTACCGCCAGGAAATGCTTAAGCCTAAAATAAACGTAACCGGTTCATTAATATCAACGCGCAGAGACTTTACACAATACGTACCGAGTTATTATGATTTTAACTGGAGCAACTACAAGTTTGGAGTGGAGTTTGCCTTTCCATTGTTTTTGCGGGCTGAGCGCGGTAAGTTAAGGGAAGTAAAAATTAAACAACAACAACTGAGTTACGATCTTCAACAATCCGGACGCGAGATCAACAACGAAATTGTAACATCATACAACAGTCTAAGCGCCTACAAATCTCAATTGAGCGTTCAGGTACAAAGCATCAATAATCAACAATTTTTATTAACCGGCGAAATGCAAAAATTTGAGTTAGGTGAGAGCACGCTCTTCCTCATCAACAGCAGGGAAAGTAAGCTTATCGACATGAAAATTAAACGCGAAAGCATGATAGCAGGCTACCAAAAAACACTTGCCGAGCTATACTACAAAGCTGGAACCCGACAAGCGCAGGCAGATTTGCAGTAA
- a CDS encoding dihydrofolate reductase family protein — protein MRKLVASVNITLDGFIAGPNCELDWHFSRWTTEMADVQTSLLSNADTILLGRVTYNAMAAYWPNVSSNVSFPRQDLAFADLMNSRQKAVFSNTIDALVWPNSYKISGKLDREIFKLKQTPGRDIMVYGSSKLMIGLIKLGLIDHFALWVHPVVLGKGKPLFSKMNDVVNMQLVQVRKFSSGVVLTQYQTVV, from the coding sequence ATGCGCAAACTGGTAGCATCGGTAAACATAACGTTAGATGGTTTTATAGCCGGCCCTAATTGCGAACTGGATTGGCACTTTAGCCGCTGGACCACAGAAATGGCCGATGTGCAAACCAGCCTGCTCAGTAATGCTGATACAATATTATTGGGCCGTGTTACCTATAATGCTATGGCAGCTTACTGGCCCAATGTAAGTTCAAATGTTTCTTTTCCACGCCAGGATCTCGCTTTTGCTGATTTGATGAATAGCCGCCAAAAAGCGGTGTTCTCTAACACTATTGATGCGTTAGTTTGGCCTAATTCTTATAAAATAAGTGGGAAGTTGGATCGGGAAATATTTAAATTGAAGCAAACGCCCGGGAGGGATATTATGGTATATGGCAGCAGTAAATTAATGATTGGATTGATAAAATTGGGGTTGATAGACCATTTTGCACTTTGGGTACACCCGGTTGTATTAGGGAAAGGAAAGCCGCTTTTTAGTAAGATGAATGATGTGGTTAATATGCAACTCGTTCAGGTCCGAAAATTCAGTTCGGGGGTAGTTTTAACGCAGTATCAAACTGTGGTTTAA
- a CDS encoding DoxX family protein has protein sequence MKTKTVKILYWVFTALFAFMMLGSAIPDIISMPAAVEGIHGKLGYPLYFIPFIGVAKALGAIAILIPGYPRIKEWAYAGLMFDLIAATYSLMCIPNPDAAWYFNLLPLALGASSYIFYHKKLKATAV, from the coding sequence ATGAAAACTAAAACCGTTAAAATTTTATACTGGGTATTTACGGCCCTGTTCGCCTTTATGATGCTGGGTTCGGCCATTCCCGATATTATTTCAATGCCTGCTGCTGTTGAAGGTATACACGGTAAACTGGGCTACCCACTTTATTTTATCCCTTTTATAGGCGTTGCCAAAGCCTTGGGTGCCATAGCTATTTTAATACCCGGCTATCCCCGTATAAAAGAGTGGGCCTACGCCGGGCTAATGTTTGATCTGATTGCTGCTACCTATTCCTTAATGTGCATCCCCAATCCTGATGCTGCCTGGTATTTTAACCTGTTACCATTGGCATTAGGAGCGTCGTCGTATATTTTTTATCATAAAAAGTTAAAGGCTACTGCTGTTTAA
- a CDS encoding GlxA family transcriptional regulator, with amino-acid sequence MKHVSILVPYEAVPAAIVDPRYMFTTVNQFLKNAGREPAFNVQLVGLDKHVPLTDGVFSVNTNALCNEVNKTDIIIIPALSGNVKAAVELNKSFIPWIVEQHHKGAEVVSLCIGAFLLAATGLLNGKECSTHWLFANDFREMFPDVTLTDGSIITEVDGLYSSGGASSYWNLLLHLIEKYTGREMSIMASKFFAIEIDRKSQSPFVMFNGQKKHEDEPIRKAQEFIEQNVTEKISVDELASRFAIGTRHFARRFKKATNNTPAEYIQRVKIEAAKKQLENTRKNVNEVMYDIGYMDVKTFRTVFKKITGLSPIEYRHKYNRSAAV; translated from the coding sequence ATGAAACATGTTTCCATATTAGTGCCTTACGAAGCGGTTCCGGCAGCAATTGTTGACCCACGTTATATGTTTACGACGGTAAACCAATTTTTGAAAAACGCCGGACGTGAGCCTGCATTTAACGTTCAACTGGTTGGCTTGGATAAGCATGTACCTTTAACCGATGGGGTATTTTCTGTTAACACAAACGCCCTGTGCAACGAGGTTAATAAAACAGATATCATTATTATACCTGCACTTTCGGGCAATGTAAAGGCTGCCGTTGAGTTGAATAAGAGTTTTATTCCGTGGATAGTTGAGCAACACCATAAAGGAGCCGAGGTGGTTTCATTGTGCATTGGCGCATTTTTATTGGCAGCCACCGGTTTATTAAACGGTAAAGAATGTTCTACACACTGGCTATTTGCTAACGATTTCAGAGAAATGTTTCCGGATGTTACCTTAACTGATGGCAGTATTATAACTGAAGTTGATGGCTTGTATTCAAGCGGTGGAGCTTCTTCCTACTGGAACCTCTTACTACATTTAATTGAAAAGTACACCGGCCGCGAAATGTCTATTATGGCCAGTAAATTCTTTGCAATCGAAATTGACCGTAAAAGCCAATCACCATTTGTGATGTTTAACGGCCAGAAAAAGCACGAAGATGAGCCTATTAGAAAAGCTCAGGAGTTTATTGAGCAGAATGTAACCGAAAAGATATCGGTTGATGAGCTGGCCTCCCGCTTTGCCATTGGCACCAGGCACTTTGCCCGCAGATTTAAAAAAGCTACTAACAACACCCCTGCCGAATACATTCAGCGTGTAAAAATAGAAGCTGCAAAAAAACAGTTGGAAAACACCCGCAAAAATGTAAATGAGGTAATGTATGATATAGGATATATGGATGTAAAAACTTTCCGTACCGTATTTAAAAAGATCACCGGTTTATCGCCAATTGAATATCGGCACAAATACAACCGTAGCGCCGCGGTTTAG
- a CDS encoding TonB-dependent receptor, translating into MLKAKNLLLTVLTTLIVNLSLFAQEAGKISGKITDQKTGETLIGATVSIDGTSKGAAADVDGKYILSGLTPGRYTLTVKYIGYQSKSISDVEVKAGQVTNLDVIMSEAATQALNEVVVKATFRQASVASLYAQQKNAVSISDGVSSEAIRRSPDRNTADVLKRVSGATVQDNKFVVVRGLSDRYNTATLDGAWLPSTEPNRKAFSFDIVPSNLVEALTITKTASPDMPGDFAGGLINIATKDIPDQNFLSFSIGGGYNTASTFKNFKSGPRNVTDYFGFDNGDKKLASGIPSSAQIANGLSPEQNRVALLRFLPKRNFTIYNGTALPTQNYQFTIGKVKDFANSGNRLGAIFALTYRNSQNIQNEVLRDDYNNHYRDNVYKFSTNVGALFNLGYSFGKSKITFKNVYNRIYDDQFLQRAGTNDNATADIRYFAFDLLQKALFKSTLEGNHPVSEKGAKINWNVSYNNVLNDQPNQRKISYNGPFHGNGPFYANVTTLGKDNTTLFSRLNENDFSGALNFTLPVKMFKQNASFKTGLTSLYRNRTFNARFLGAVLNTSNPNIEPNDVRQLPLDQLFSPDLINKGAYRLDEIASSIDSYTANSTTNAGYAMLDNKIGKNLRLVWGARVEQFNLNLATKDNDPAGKAKQNYVDVLPSANLTYSLTEKTNIRASYSRTLARPEFRELARSQYYDYEILATIVGDPNLKRSSIDNIDLRLEFYPSAGQVLSVSGFYKKFKNAIETYNDDAASSTRQIRYFNSSKADVYGIEMEVRKSLDFIIENDFFKNTTAYTNVAIIKSNAVNPNVGLTFKEKERPLVGQAPYVINAGLQHTFLDNKFTFNALFNRVGRRLSVAAGAQYEGIWEAPRNVLDMQLGIKVFKNKGELKLNAGDILNQNATFYYDINKNKKYDPQNGDFTQSSYKPGSNYSFTFSYTL; encoded by the coding sequence ATGTTGAAAGCAAAAAATCTACTACTAACAGTTTTAACAACTCTTATAGTCAACTTAAGTCTTTTCGCTCAGGAAGCCGGGAAGATATCTGGTAAAATAACCGACCAAAAAACAGGTGAAACGTTAATTGGGGCTACCGTAAGTATTGACGGAACCTCAAAAGGGGCTGCTGCCGATGTTGATGGCAAGTACATTCTTTCCGGCTTAACACCGGGAAGGTATACCTTAACGGTAAAGTACATTGGTTATCAAAGTAAATCAATATCGGATGTGGAGGTGAAAGCCGGCCAGGTTACCAACCTTGACGTCATCATGTCAGAAGCGGCTACGCAGGCCCTTAATGAAGTTGTGGTTAAAGCAACTTTCCGCCAGGCATCAGTTGCATCTTTATATGCACAGCAAAAAAATGCGGTTTCTATATCAGATGGTGTATCATCAGAAGCCATCAGGCGTTCACCGGACAGGAATACTGCCGATGTTTTGAAACGCGTTAGCGGTGCAACCGTACAGGATAACAAATTTGTTGTTGTACGTGGTTTGAGCGACAGATATAACACGGCCACGCTTGATGGTGCATGGTTGCCAAGTACAGAGCCTAACCGCAAGGCGTTCTCATTTGATATTGTGCCATCTAATCTTGTTGAGGCATTAACCATAACTAAAACAGCATCGCCGGATATGCCTGGCGATTTTGCAGGTGGCTTGATAAATATAGCTACTAAAGATATCCCTGATCAAAATTTCCTGTCATTTAGTATTGGTGGCGGTTATAATACTGCTTCAACTTTTAAAAATTTTAAAAGTGGCCCACGTAACGTTACAGACTACTTTGGTTTTGATAATGGCGATAAAAAATTGGCTTCGGGAATACCAAGTTCAGCACAAATTGCTAATGGCTTAAGTCCTGAGCAAAACAGAGTTGCGTTATTGAGATTTTTACCTAAGCGTAATTTTACCATATACAACGGTACAGCTTTACCTACCCAGAACTACCAGTTTACAATAGGTAAGGTTAAAGATTTTGCAAATAGCGGTAACAGGTTGGGTGCTATATTTGCTTTAACCTACAGAAACTCTCAGAATATTCAGAACGAAGTATTACGCGACGACTATAACAACCATTACCGCGATAACGTTTACAAGTTCTCAACCAACGTAGGTGCCTTGTTTAATTTAGGTTATTCATTCGGTAAAAGCAAAATCACTTTTAAAAACGTATACAACCGTATATATGATGATCAGTTTTTGCAAAGGGCAGGTACAAATGACAACGCGACCGCTGACATAAGATATTTTGCATTTGATCTTCTTCAAAAAGCACTATTCAAATCTACACTTGAAGGTAACCACCCGGTGAGCGAGAAAGGCGCAAAAATTAACTGGAATGTAAGTTACAATAATGTACTTAATGATCAGCCAAATCAGCGTAAGATAAGCTACAATGGTCCTTTTCACGGTAATGGTCCTTTCTATGCCAACGTAACCACTTTAGGTAAAGATAATACAACGCTTTTCTCAAGGCTTAACGAGAATGATTTTTCCGGGGCATTGAACTTTACCTTACCTGTTAAAATGTTCAAACAAAATGCATCATTCAAAACAGGTTTAACTTCACTGTATCGTAACAGAACATTTAACGCGCGTTTTTTAGGTGCGGTACTTAACACCAGCAATCCGAACATTGAGCCTAATGATGTTAGGCAACTGCCTTTAGATCAGTTATTTTCGCCAGATCTGATCAATAAAGGAGCTTACAGGTTAGACGAAATCGCTTCATCAATTGACTCTTACACTGCTAATTCAACCACTAATGCGGGCTACGCTATGTTAGATAATAAGATAGGCAAAAACCTACGTTTAGTTTGGGGTGCACGTGTTGAGCAATTTAATCTGAACCTGGCTACAAAAGATAATGATCCGGCAGGTAAGGCTAAGCAAAATTATGTGGATGTATTACCATCTGCTAACTTAACCTATAGCTTAACTGAGAAAACCAACATCAGAGCTTCATATTCCCGCACACTGGCCAGACCAGAATTCAGGGAGTTGGCAAGATCTCAATATTATGATTATGAGATATTGGCTACTATAGTGGGTGATCCTAATCTGAAAAGGTCATCAATTGACAATATTGACTTACGATTGGAATTTTATCCATCGGCAGGACAGGTGCTGTCAGTATCCGGTTTTTACAAAAAGTTCAAAAACGCTATAGAAACGTATAATGATGATGCTGCTTCATCAACCCGTCAGATCAGATACTTTAACTCAAGCAAAGCGGATGTATACGGTATTGAGATGGAAGTTAGAAAATCTCTTGATTTTATAATTGAGAACGATTTCTTTAAGAATACTACAGCTTATACCAATGTGGCCATAATTAAATCAAACGCGGTTAACCCTAATGTTGGTTTAACATTTAAAGAGAAAGAGCGTCCGTTGGTTGGTCAGGCCCCTTATGTAATAAACGCTGGTTTGCAGCACACATTCCTTGACAATAAGTTTACGTTCAACGCCCTTTTTAACCGTGTAGGCCGCAGGCTTTCTGTTGCTGCTGGCGCGCAATATGAAGGCATTTGGGAAGCTCCAAGAAACGTGTTGGATATGCAATTAGGTATAAAGGTATTTAAGAACAAAGGTGAACTAAAACTAAATGCAGGCGATATATTGAATCAGAACGCTACTTTTTACTATGATATAAACAAAAACAAAAAGTACGATCCTCAAAATGGCGACTTTACACAAAGCAGCTACAAACCAGGCAGCAACTACTCGTTTACGTTTAGCTACACGCTTTAG